From Erigeron canadensis isolate Cc75 chromosome 8, C_canadensis_v1, whole genome shotgun sequence, one genomic window encodes:
- the LOC122610561 gene encoding leucine-rich repeat extensin-like protein 3 — protein MAPTKRQTTQPSTIMASLLMSSFVIAMVFVVNLPLSTSSRATSHLEDMHNIIQKPTVHGKTPPPPTSTHGEAVPSPPKTPPSTVHGKTPPPPSYVHGKTPPPPSIHGKTPPAKSPSPSPAPSPSSA, from the coding sequence ATGGCACCAACAAAAAGGCAGACGACGCAGCCGTCTACTATAATGGCCTCTCTACTTATGTCTTCTTTTGTTATTGCCATGGTTTTTGTTGTAAACCTCCCATTGTCGACCTCGTCACGTGCCACCTCCCATCTAGAAGACATGCATAATATTATTCAGAAACCGACCGTCCATGGCAAgactccaccaccaccaacatccACACACGGTGAGGCAGTACCATCACCTCCAAAAACGCCGCCGTCAACAGTTCACGGAAAGACTCCTCCCCCTCCATCATATGTTCATGGCAAgactccaccaccaccatccatcCATGGCAAGACTCCACCAGCAAAGtcgcca